The proteins below come from a single Serratia ficaria genomic window:
- a CDS encoding ABC transporter ATP-binding protein, translated as MGIENRLLTVEQLSIRLPAPQPVALVKNISFSMGQERLALVGESGSGKSLTARALMGLLPAPLQLQARRLTLGGADLARLNERQWSRLRGDKVAMVMQDPKHALNPNQPIGRQVAEPLVLHARLSRAERREKVLDMLAAVGLPDPAALSKRYPHQLSGGMGQRVMLAIALINDPQLLIADEPTSALDHQMRDQVLQLIQNLVEQRNMGLILISHDLQQVAHHCERVLVMYRGELLDQLPADRLAQATHPYTRTLWSCRPSRETRGKPLPVLDRALLETLK; from the coding sequence ATGGGCATTGAAAACCGGCTGTTGACCGTTGAACAACTCTCAATACGGCTACCGGCGCCGCAGCCGGTGGCGCTGGTGAAAAACATCTCTTTCAGCATGGGGCAAGAGCGGCTGGCGCTGGTGGGCGAGTCCGGCTCCGGCAAGTCGCTGACCGCCCGCGCGCTGATGGGGTTGCTGCCCGCGCCGCTGCAGCTGCAGGCGCGGCGTTTGACGCTCGGCGGCGCCGATCTGGCGCGGCTGAACGAACGCCAGTGGAGCCGGCTGCGCGGCGATAAAGTGGCGATGGTGATGCAGGATCCCAAGCATGCGCTGAATCCCAATCAGCCGATTGGTCGCCAGGTCGCGGAGCCTTTGGTGCTGCATGCGCGCCTGAGCCGCGCCGAGCGGCGCGAGAAGGTATTGGACATGCTGGCGGCGGTGGGGTTGCCGGATCCGGCGGCGTTGAGCAAGCGCTACCCGCACCAGCTGTCCGGCGGCATGGGCCAGCGGGTGATGCTGGCCATCGCGCTGATCAACGATCCGCAACTGCTGATTGCCGACGAACCGACGTCGGCGCTCGATCACCAGATGCGCGATCAGGTATTGCAGCTGATTCAAAATTTGGTTGAGCAGCGCAATATGGGGCTGATCCTGATCAGTCACGATCTGCAGCAGGTGGCGCACCACTGCGAACGGGTGCTGGTGATGTACCGGGGGGAATTGCTGGATCAGCTGCCGGCGGACCGGCTGGCGCAGGCGACCCACCCTTATACCCGCACCCTGTGGTCGTGCCGGCCGAGTCGGGAGACCCGCGGCAAACCGCTGCCGGTATTGGATCGCGCCCTGCTGGAGACCCTGAAATGA